From one Streptomyces sp. ICC1 genomic stretch:
- a CDS encoding RNaseH domain-containing protein, protein MNTDSDQSLFTLSFPMDDRLLGEVYVYPQSEQFPSTWNRLPKPRGKDAMQPIASLQTAARAVTGERLVFTDPNRPAFNGPWARRTLLITPSPLDPLAIGNLVREWEARIPGHERHDTLAPLLDLQVGGPYALRDILQRDTQGRITGPYWAFRVAGWQLANLLASQPMPIDDQLPAPLPFLLDSDGDLLAWQSPLTHEKSWTDEESGKRRRIVGYAMERIHIEVEPAPGGRILVAHLSARISRVANHWKGIRNALVRHSVNPNVILKAPIRTRWEKGPGGFMQPKSVDYHGATAQIVEACGVGRLPEPPTDLDELSEVRGVHRTGKHPIEKGAGAMFLAKLEEHATRVFDQAPVTYQATSVKISKPTVDFRPYVPADKIAPALANADIAALRTVVVYESTEWKRRVLGQLARDYSLPALAGLADEKPLQVVPGFELVAMHLPELVRHGDQDRGLILNSLPWFKRTAERDLVTALCETRYLTDQEKENRVTDAKHALKDLFAERGIPSQFITMDSDPGDPYRMNMRDRVERSKARKAGSPDPAVDYKDDNAVQIALGSLQSDSGIIDNRLAGTAFHRNAKDTALDREAVAVGLWTRLHRFEEATGRPKRAAVLAITLVAMRITQGEDEYWPTLMYSDQGWQRLARARALHHTGPIGKKGHHLRKEQQGPDHVCDYVDRALAALTQRYPLIVFTEQRKGIWPGLSNERLGDPRIPGQQLIAQGWDISVVRVGNGQGTPQPSRRIGGGGKLPKNPEQPVMPEKLLYRSDHGGVPSWLFAGQSRQHAGGQRTGTQHTRRTLPSGQIAQMSSPFHAMTRSEYVVAHPGAWREEQLTGLAARISEQAAMWDGRTNLPAPLHLAKSADEKHPGFMDQEGLND, encoded by the coding sequence GTGAACACCGACAGCGACCAGAGCCTCTTCACCCTGTCCTTCCCCATGGACGATCGGCTCCTGGGCGAGGTGTACGTCTACCCTCAATCGGAGCAGTTCCCCTCCACTTGGAACCGGCTGCCCAAGCCCAGGGGCAAGGACGCCATGCAGCCGATCGCCTCCCTGCAAACGGCCGCCCGCGCTGTCACCGGGGAACGCCTGGTGTTCACAGACCCCAACCGCCCGGCATTCAACGGCCCCTGGGCCAGGCGCACCCTCCTCATCACCCCCAGCCCGCTCGACCCTTTGGCGATCGGCAACCTGGTCCGCGAATGGGAAGCCCGTATCCCTGGCCACGAGCGGCACGACACCCTCGCCCCCCTGCTGGATCTCCAAGTCGGCGGGCCCTACGCACTCAGGGACATCCTGCAGCGCGACACCCAAGGACGCATCACCGGACCGTACTGGGCGTTCAGGGTCGCTGGCTGGCAACTGGCGAACCTGCTTGCCAGCCAGCCCATGCCCATCGACGACCAACTGCCTGCGCCCCTGCCGTTCCTCCTCGACAGCGACGGCGACCTTCTCGCTTGGCAATCCCCGCTCACCCACGAGAAGTCGTGGACAGACGAAGAGAGCGGCAAACGGCGGCGGATCGTCGGCTACGCGATGGAGCGCATCCACATCGAAGTCGAACCAGCACCGGGCGGGCGCATCCTCGTCGCCCACCTCTCGGCACGCATCTCCCGCGTCGCCAACCACTGGAAAGGCATCCGGAACGCCCTCGTACGTCACTCCGTGAACCCCAACGTGATCCTCAAGGCCCCGATCCGAACGCGCTGGGAGAAGGGGCCGGGCGGCTTTATGCAGCCGAAGTCAGTTGACTACCACGGAGCCACCGCCCAGATCGTCGAGGCATGCGGCGTCGGCCGGCTGCCCGAGCCGCCCACCGATCTCGATGAGCTGAGCGAAGTACGGGGCGTGCACCGCACGGGCAAACACCCGATCGAGAAAGGCGCTGGCGCAATGTTCCTCGCCAAGCTAGAGGAACATGCAACCCGGGTATTCGATCAGGCACCGGTCACCTATCAGGCCACCAGCGTCAAGATCAGCAAACCCACCGTCGACTTCCGACCCTACGTACCGGCTGACAAGATCGCTCCTGCCCTGGCCAACGCTGACATCGCAGCTCTGCGCACTGTCGTCGTCTACGAGTCGACAGAGTGGAAACGACGGGTTCTTGGACAACTCGCCCGTGACTACAGCCTCCCCGCCCTAGCCGGACTCGCCGACGAGAAGCCGCTCCAGGTAGTCCCCGGCTTCGAGCTAGTGGCCATGCACTTGCCTGAGCTCGTCCGCCACGGTGACCAGGACCGCGGCCTGATCCTCAACAGCCTTCCCTGGTTCAAGCGCACAGCCGAACGCGACCTCGTCACGGCCCTGTGCGAGACCCGATATCTCACTGACCAGGAGAAGGAGAACAGAGTTACCGACGCCAAGCACGCCCTCAAAGACCTGTTCGCCGAACGAGGCATCCCCTCCCAGTTCATCACCATGGACTCCGACCCCGGAGACCCCTACCGGATGAACATGCGCGACCGGGTAGAGCGCTCAAAAGCCCGCAAAGCAGGCTCACCGGACCCCGCTGTGGACTACAAAGACGACAACGCAGTCCAGATCGCACTTGGCAGCCTGCAGTCCGACTCCGGCATCATCGACAACCGCCTGGCCGGCACCGCGTTCCACCGCAACGCCAAAGACACCGCCCTGGACCGAGAAGCCGTCGCCGTCGGACTGTGGACCCGCCTCCACCGCTTCGAAGAAGCCACCGGCCGCCCCAAACGCGCCGCCGTCCTGGCCATCACCCTCGTCGCCATGCGGATCACACAGGGGGAAGACGAGTACTGGCCCACCCTGATGTACAGCGACCAAGGCTGGCAGCGCCTCGCCCGGGCCCGCGCACTCCACCACACCGGCCCCATCGGCAAGAAGGGCCACCATCTACGCAAAGAACAGCAGGGTCCCGACCACGTCTGCGACTACGTAGACCGGGCCCTAGCCGCCCTCACCCAGCGTTATCCCCTCATCGTCTTCACCGAACAGCGCAAAGGCATCTGGCCTGGCCTGTCCAACGAGAGACTGGGCGACCCGAGGATCCCGGGACAACAACTCATCGCACAAGGCTGGGACATCTCAGTCGTCCGTGTCGGCAACGGACAAGGAACCCCGCAGCCATCCCGACGCATCGGTGGTGGAGGGAAACTCCCCAAGAACCCCGAGCAACCTGTCATGCCCGAAAAGCTCCTCTACCGATCCGACCACGGTGGTGTCCCCTCGTGGCTGTTCGCCGGCCAATCCCGCCAGCATGCTGGCGGCCAAAGGACCGGTACCCAGCACACACGCCGCACGCTGCCCAGCGGCCAAATTGCCCAGATGAGTTCCCCGTTCCACGCCATGACCCGCAGCGAGTACGTCGTAGCGCACCCTGGGGCATGGCGCGAGGAACAACTCACCGGCCTCGCAGCCCGCATCTCAGAGCAAGCGGCCATGTGGGATGGCCGCACCAACCTTCCCGCCCCCCTTCACCTCGCCAAGAGCGCAGACGAGAAGCATCCGGGCTTTATGGACCAAGAGGGACTGAATGATTGA
- a CDS encoding DEAD/DEAH box helicase: protein MPTTNRVDQREAAQREAIDAVLHALEPPTGSPVPERGLRTQVIMATGSGKTRVAIHSAQELHADRVLVLVPSLDLLAQTEAAWRDGGRQSPAIGVSSLRGEEAPFPNTTDADELVEWTRGLNEVTVYATYASLGLGTLEKAHSAGLPAWDLIVVDEAHRTSGRIGKPWAVIHDNTRIPALRRLYMTATPRLWQLGNNGARVPGELVASMDDTPHGTFGSRCYTLTLSEAIDRGICAPYQVVCVDITDPQLQAAQLLGTEARSEEVRGARIAALQTSLVKASSVEDFRRTLVFHHVVKEAEAFAVGLPDVTAQLNNVDPELYPATIWADWLCGEHRPLHRRRVLAEFADSIATDGTTVEKAYLSSVKVLGEGVDTRTCDSVYWADVRGSMPDLVQAVGRALRMQPDEGKVASLVVPVLLGPGETPDNMLTSRAYGGLAKLLAALRAHDARIVETLAEPQAPSRYKPSTTNSAMNSNGSRDGSRDVSAPAKALLKFSTPRDPAALSAFINLRVLNPEHEHWRRGIEAAVIYARTQGDLRVPSTFRVPAVEATATSRWPATLAAFPLGQWIADARRLYNRGGMSQERARQLEKLGMIWSHYDVNWEEGLSAAHGWAAEHGHLLAPVDATYQGAAVGIWLKNARAAARKATEIEQRRTQGLPVHSSAWTMTQERREQLEAIDPAWCPVWPVAWQRCFHLVRRHLGTGQDLPTAAGETMCQGEDLGRWVTSVRHGWDQLTSVQQWMCQHVLGIAPAGEDEKPKPRTSQADKWELHYDAATQFFAREGHLTVPRKHIETITIGGDSQDQAQRDVELRLGAWIANQRTRASTLTPQRTEQLSKVGMRWA from the coding sequence ATGCCGACCACCAACCGCGTCGACCAGCGCGAGGCCGCCCAGCGAGAAGCCATCGATGCGGTCCTGCACGCCCTTGAGCCGCCCACAGGATCACCAGTTCCCGAAAGAGGGCTCCGCACGCAGGTGATCATGGCGACCGGATCCGGAAAAACCCGCGTCGCGATCCACAGTGCACAGGAGCTCCACGCAGACCGTGTGCTGGTCCTGGTGCCCTCGCTGGACCTGCTCGCCCAGACCGAGGCAGCATGGCGCGACGGCGGCCGCCAGAGCCCGGCGATCGGCGTGTCCTCGCTCCGCGGTGAAGAGGCGCCCTTCCCCAACACCACGGACGCGGACGAGCTCGTCGAATGGACCCGGGGCCTGAACGAGGTCACCGTCTACGCCACCTACGCCTCTCTCGGCCTGGGCACGCTGGAAAAGGCACACAGCGCTGGCCTTCCGGCATGGGACCTCATCGTGGTCGACGAGGCTCACCGAACGTCAGGCCGGATCGGGAAACCCTGGGCGGTCATCCACGACAACACACGCATCCCGGCGCTCCGACGCCTGTATATGACAGCCACACCAAGGCTGTGGCAATTGGGAAACAACGGAGCCCGAGTCCCCGGCGAGCTGGTCGCGAGCATGGACGACACTCCCCACGGCACCTTCGGCAGCCGCTGCTACACCCTGACACTCTCAGAAGCCATCGACAGGGGAATCTGTGCCCCCTACCAAGTTGTCTGCGTCGACATCACCGATCCCCAACTCCAAGCCGCGCAGCTCCTGGGCACCGAGGCCCGCTCCGAGGAGGTCCGGGGGGCCCGGATCGCCGCTCTGCAGACCTCGCTGGTGAAAGCGTCCTCGGTGGAAGACTTCCGCAGGACGCTCGTCTTCCACCACGTTGTCAAAGAAGCCGAGGCCTTCGCGGTCGGCCTCCCCGACGTCACCGCGCAGCTGAACAACGTGGACCCTGAGCTCTACCCGGCCACCATCTGGGCGGACTGGCTGTGCGGGGAACACAGGCCGCTCCATCGGCGCCGTGTCCTCGCCGAATTCGCCGACAGCATCGCCACGGATGGCACCACCGTGGAGAAGGCCTACCTGTCCTCCGTGAAGGTGCTCGGTGAAGGCGTCGACACCCGCACCTGCGACTCCGTCTACTGGGCCGACGTCCGCGGCTCCATGCCCGACCTCGTTCAAGCCGTCGGCCGCGCCCTGCGCATGCAGCCCGACGAAGGGAAGGTGGCTTCCCTCGTCGTGCCGGTCCTCCTCGGACCCGGCGAGACGCCAGACAACATGCTCACCAGCCGAGCGTACGGCGGACTCGCCAAGCTCCTGGCAGCACTCCGGGCCCACGACGCCCGGATCGTGGAAACCCTCGCCGAACCACAGGCGCCGAGCCGCTATAAGCCCAGCACCACGAACAGCGCCATGAACAGCAATGGAAGCAGGGACGGCTCCAGAGACGTCAGCGCGCCCGCCAAGGCCCTGCTCAAGTTCTCCACGCCCCGCGACCCAGCCGCGCTCTCCGCGTTCATCAACCTGCGTGTCCTCAACCCCGAACACGAACACTGGCGACGCGGGATCGAGGCCGCCGTCATTTACGCCCGCACCCAGGGCGACCTCCGCGTCCCGTCCACCTTTCGCGTCCCCGCCGTAGAGGCCACGGCGACATCCCGCTGGCCAGCCACCCTCGCCGCCTTCCCCCTCGGACAGTGGATCGCCGACGCTAGGCGCCTCTACAACCGCGGCGGCATGAGCCAGGAACGCGCCCGGCAGCTGGAGAAACTCGGCATGATCTGGTCCCACTACGACGTCAACTGGGAAGAAGGCCTGTCCGCCGCACATGGCTGGGCCGCCGAACACGGACACCTCTTGGCGCCGGTGGACGCCACCTACCAAGGCGCGGCGGTGGGAATCTGGCTGAAGAACGCGCGAGCCGCGGCCCGCAAGGCCACGGAGATCGAGCAGCGGCGCACCCAGGGACTGCCAGTCCACTCATCGGCCTGGACGATGACGCAGGAACGCCGCGAGCAGCTGGAGGCGATCGACCCCGCATGGTGCCCCGTTTGGCCGGTGGCCTGGCAGCGCTGCTTCCACCTCGTCCGCCGCCATCTCGGCACCGGCCAGGACCTGCCCACCGCTGCGGGCGAGACCATGTGCCAGGGCGAGGACCTCGGCCGGTGGGTCACCTCCGTCCGACACGGATGGGACCAACTCACCAGTGTGCAGCAGTGGATGTGCCAACACGTCCTCGGGATCGCACCTGCCGGCGAGGACGAGAAGCCGAAGCCCCGCACCAGCCAGGCGGACAAGTGGGAGCTGCACTATGACGCTGCGACCCAGTTCTTCGCCCGCGAGGGGCACCTGACTGTGCCCCGCAAGCACATCGAGACGATCACCATCGGTGGCGACAGCCAGGACCAGGCACAGCGGGACGTCGAACTCAGGCTCGGTGCGTGGATCGCCAACCAACGCACCCGAGCCTCCACCCTCACGCCCCAGCGGACGGAGCAGCTCTCCAAAGTCGGCATGAGGTGGGCGTGA
- a CDS encoding serine protease inhibitor, translating to MEAKSVWPELMGKSAEEAGRQIGAEFPEITVHVVPEGSMVTMDFNEQRVRLFVKDGKVVGEPRRG from the coding sequence ATGGAGGCGAAGAGCGTGTGGCCGGAGCTGATGGGCAAGTCGGCGGAGGAGGCCGGTCGGCAGATCGGGGCGGAGTTTCCGGAGATTACGGTCCATGTGGTGCCTGAGGGCAGCATGGTGACGATGGACTTCAATGAGCAGCGGGTGAGGCTGTTCGTGAAGGACGGCAAAGTGGTCGGGGAACCCAGGCGCGGGTAG
- a CDS encoding DUF3631 domain-containing protein: MPFPNFLDSFAINLLGATPLEANPRHRAILDAYTDVQNLDRRLLTDIATAIEAGKGTAQQLEACIDALAERFIAGYQLSLLLSTDCCCAEDAAEAEPCVPCGLERDEECCQDPERPGDLLEACLGVFAQLGDPYAVASADLVDALRDLPGIAGKHWRYSDLTQARLAELLAPHGLRTRDITLPDGRRRKSYQLDALFTSMGVCTSC, translated from the coding sequence ATGCCCTTCCCCAACTTCCTCGACAGCTTCGCCATCAACCTCCTCGGCGCCACACCGCTTGAGGCAAACCCCCGGCACCGGGCCATCCTGGATGCCTACACCGACGTCCAGAACCTCGACCGGCGCCTGCTGACCGACATCGCCACCGCGATCGAGGCCGGCAAGGGAACCGCCCAGCAGCTGGAGGCGTGCATCGACGCCCTGGCCGAGCGCTTCATCGCTGGCTACCAGCTGTCACTTCTCCTGTCCACCGACTGCTGCTGCGCGGAGGACGCAGCCGAGGCCGAGCCCTGCGTGCCCTGCGGTCTGGAACGGGACGAGGAGTGCTGCCAGGATCCGGAACGGCCGGGCGACCTGCTCGAAGCCTGCCTCGGAGTGTTCGCCCAGCTCGGCGACCCGTATGCCGTGGCCTCCGCCGACCTCGTCGATGCTCTTCGAGACCTGCCGGGCATCGCCGGGAAGCACTGGCGATACAGCGATCTCACCCAGGCCCGGCTCGCCGAGCTCCTGGCCCCGCACGGCCTGCGGACCCGCGACATCACCCTGCCGGACGGCCGGCGCCGCAAGTCCTACCAGCTCGACGCCCTCTTCACCTCCATGGGCGTGTGCACCAGCTGCTGA
- a CDS encoding GNAT family N-acetyltransferase encodes MHQLLNTTTATRIRTATIADWPLIETFHRSCSAQALYRRWGRAQITRRDIERLLHHSSCWIALLAADKVVALGSAGPLSRQPGVFDLGLQVADAYQRRGIGLAVARHAVTHARSQGAHTLSVYTEASNLPMLGLVRHLGHSTEIREGTRLDVRVPLSATDSTASRLTRRR; translated from the coding sequence GTGCACCAGCTGCTGAACACCACCACGGCCACCCGCATTCGGACGGCGACCATCGCGGACTGGCCGCTCATCGAGACGTTCCACCGCAGCTGCTCAGCGCAGGCCCTGTACCGCCGCTGGGGCCGAGCCCAGATCACCCGCCGCGACATCGAGCGGTTGCTGCACCACTCCAGCTGTTGGATCGCTCTGCTTGCCGCCGACAAGGTGGTCGCCCTCGGCTCGGCCGGACCCCTCAGCCGACAACCCGGAGTCTTCGACCTCGGCCTGCAAGTCGCCGACGCCTACCAGCGCCGCGGCATCGGTCTCGCCGTCGCCCGGCACGCCGTCACCCACGCCCGTTCCCAAGGCGCGCACACCCTCTCCGTGTACACCGAGGCGTCGAACCTGCCGATGCTCGGCCTGGTCCGGCACCTCGGCCACTCCACCGAGATCCGAGAGGGCACGCGCCTCGACGTCCGCGTGCCGCTGTCCGCCACCGACTCGACGGCTTCCCGGCTCACTCGAAGGAGGTGA